A genomic segment from Gemmatimonadaceae bacterium encodes:
- a CDS encoding Ig-like domain-containing protein, whose amino-acid sequence MQRWIVALAVLTATAGCSGGATVDGTALGVTSIQISPASASLLVGATEQFTGVALSASGAQLTGAAITFSSGNPAVATTTAGGLVTAVAPGTATIMAQSGSEQASATVTVIAPPTPASLQLDRDSVDLAAGVTAGVTATVRDSAGNVLANALVAYTSTDPTVFTVNARGVITGHGSGVAHLVAAAGSVRDTVPVVVYHPFSGTLQPPVTIPGRPFGVTVSPNNVLYVTEQDSAALARVTLPGLAANGSVPVGTDPGEVIFNATGTTAWSANVNGSSISVIDVADGTVTKTFALAVSPYRIRLSPDGTRLYACTNAGTVLVLDPGSGATLATIGVGSAAANGMVLSPDGAHLYVTTTSAGTIADIDTKTTTVLRSLSVPGTLQDIGISPDGTELYVAVDEGALDVVNVASGAVTSQIALNSAFGLQVSPHGYYIAVSEPSDGKVLVFDRVLRRLVAQYTASGTLRRVAFDSAGTTLAVASEANAVYVIR is encoded by the coding sequence ATGCAACGATGGATCGTCGCACTCGCCGTTCTCACCGCCACCGCCGGTTGCAGCGGCGGCGCGACCGTGGACGGCACGGCCCTCGGCGTCACTTCGATCCAGATCTCGCCGGCCAGCGCCAGCCTCCTCGTGGGCGCCACCGAGCAGTTCACCGGGGTCGCGCTCTCGGCGTCGGGCGCTCAGCTCACCGGCGCCGCCATCACGTTCTCGTCCGGCAACCCGGCAGTCGCCACCACGACCGCAGGCGGGCTGGTCACCGCCGTCGCCCCGGGCACGGCCACCATCATGGCGCAGAGCGGATCCGAACAGGCGTCGGCCACGGTCACGGTCATTGCGCCGCCCACACCGGCCAGCCTCCAGCTCGACCGCGACAGCGTGGACCTCGCCGCGGGCGTCACGGCCGGCGTCACCGCCACGGTCCGCGACAGCGCCGGCAACGTTCTTGCCAACGCGTTGGTGGCCTACACCTCAACCGACCCCACGGTGTTCACGGTCAACGCCAGGGGAGTCATCACGGGACACGGATCGGGGGTGGCGCATCTGGTCGCCGCGGCCGGATCCGTGCGCGACACCGTCCCCGTGGTGGTGTACCACCCGTTCTCGGGAACGCTCCAGCCGCCGGTTACCATCCCCGGCCGGCCGTTCGGCGTCACGGTCTCTCCCAACAACGTCCTCTACGTCACGGAGCAGGATAGCGCCGCCCTCGCCCGCGTCACGCTCCCGGGCCTCGCCGCAAACGGATCGGTGCCCGTGGGCACCGACCCCGGCGAGGTGATCTTCAACGCCACGGGCACTACGGCCTGGTCGGCCAACGTGAACGGCAGCAGCATCTCGGTCATCGACGTCGCCGACGGAACGGTGACGAAGACCTTCGCGTTAGCCGTATCGCCCTACCGCATCCGCCTCTCGCCCGACGGGACTCGACTCTACGCGTGCACCAACGCGGGCACGGTGCTCGTCCTCGATCCGGGGTCCGGCGCCACCCTGGCCACGATCGGCGTCGGCTCGGCCGCGGCCAACGGGATGGTGCTCTCCCCCGATGGCGCGCACCTCTACGTCACCACCACGTCGGCGGGGACCATAGCCGACATTGACACGAAGACCACTACGGTGCTTCGCTCCCTCTCGGTGCCGGGCACGCTGCAGGACATCGGCATCTCCCCCGACGGCACCGAGCTCTACGTCGCCGTGGACGAGGGGGCGCTCGACGTGGTGAACGTCGCGTCGGGCGCCGTCACGTCGCAGATCGCGCTCAACTCGGCCTTCGGCCTGCAGGTGAGCCCCCACGGGTACTACATCGCGGTCAGCGAGCCGTCCGACGGGAAGGTCCTGGTGTTCGACCGCGTGCTGCGGCGGCTCGTGGCCCAGTACACCGCGTCGGGCACGCTCCGGCGCGTGGCCTTCGACAGCGCGGGAACGACACTGGCCGTGGCCAGCGAGGCGAACGCCGTTTATGTGATCCGGTAA
- a CDS encoding metalloregulator ArsR/SmtB family transcription factor, which produces MDQLTNVLTAISHPSRRAIIGQLSHGPARFLDVADQFDTALNSVTKHLKLLERAGLIEREKRGREVIISLRAEPLREVAGWVHEYERFWNEHLDQFEQHFKRKKAKKEKRT; this is translated from the coding sequence ATGGATCAACTGACCAACGTCCTCACGGCCATTTCTCACCCTTCCCGGCGGGCGATCATCGGGCAGCTCTCCCATGGCCCTGCCCGGTTCCTCGACGTGGCCGATCAGTTCGACACCGCGCTCAACTCGGTGACCAAGCACCTGAAGTTGTTGGAGCGGGCCGGGCTGATCGAGCGCGAGAAGCGAGGGCGCGAGGTCATCATCTCACTTCGCGCTGAGCCACTCAGGGAGGTCGCGGGATGGGTGCACGAGTACGAGCGGTTCTGGAACGAGCATCTCGATCAGTTCGAGCAACACTTCAAACGCAAGAAGGCGAAAAAGGAGAAGCGGACATGA
- a CDS encoding SRPBCC domain-containing protein: MSDAKKTLEIKIERTIPAPPSEVYDAWLNPEVPGTPWHESTKLILNPAVDGMFYWRFKETPHFGRFTELKRGARIQHTWMSPNTMGVESTVTVTFQKKGDDTLMTLVHSGLPDNDKARGHEGGWNYFMGNFTSQFEGAAGKKA, encoded by the coding sequence ATGAGCGACGCGAAGAAGACCCTGGAGATCAAGATCGAGCGCACCATCCCCGCCCCGCCGAGCGAGGTGTACGACGCATGGCTCAATCCCGAGGTGCCGGGCACGCCCTGGCACGAGTCCACCAAGCTGATTCTCAACCCGGCGGTGGACGGGATGTTCTACTGGCGTTTCAAGGAGACGCCGCATTTCGGCCGGTTCACCGAGTTGAAGCGGGGAGCGCGCATTCAGCATACATGGATGTCCCCGAACACCATGGGCGTGGAGTCCACGGTCACCGTGACGTTCCAGAAGAAGGGGGACGACACCCTGATGACGCTTGTGCATTCCGGCCTTCCGGACAACGACAAGGCGAGGGGGCACGAGGGCGGCTGGAACTACTTCATGGGGAACTTCACGAGCCAGTTCGAGGGAGCGGCGGGGAAGAAAGCGTAA